A portion of the Fibrobacterota bacterium genome contains these proteins:
- a CDS encoding glucose-1-phosphate cytidylyltransferase codes for MKVVLFCGGLGMRLREVSEAIPKPMVPIGYRPIIWHLMKYYAHYGHKDFILALGH; via the coding sequence ATGAAGGTCGTTTTATTCTGCGGGGGACTGGGGATGCGCTTGCGCGAAGTCTCCGAGGCCATCCCCAAGCCCATGGTCCCCATCGGATACCGGCCCATCATTTGGCACCTGATGAAGTACTACGCCCACTACGGCCATAAGGACTTCATCCTGGCCCTGGGGCATA